The DNA region GGCCCTCCAATGGTTGCCGTTGCCCGCAAGGGGCGCGAATAAACAGTGACGCCCCCGTGGGCGCGACGCGCTGACGGGGGGCGATCCCCGGCAAGCGGGGACCGGAAGGCCAGACCTTCCGGGAATTGCGGGCTGGATAGGCCGAAACCGAGGCCAAGTCAACCGCGCCCCGGTTGACCCAAGCCCCGCTTTGGCGAAACCTTCCCCGAAAGGAGACAGCCATGCCCCACCCGATCAGCCGCTTCCCGGTGCCCTCCCTGGATGAAATGCTCAGGACATCGCCGCCCGCATCCGCAAGGTGGCCGAGAAATCCGGCTTCGTACCGAACGTCTTCCAGGCGCTCGCGCATCGGCCGGACGAATTCCGCGCCTTCTTCGCCTATCACGACGCGCTGATGGAACGCGAGGGCGGCCTGACCAAGGCCGAGCGCGAAATGATCGTGGTCGCGACCTCGGGGCTGAACCAGTGCCAGTATTGCGTGGTGGCGCATGGCGCGATCCTGCGCATCCGGGCCAAGAACGCGCTGATCGCCGACCAGGTGGCGGTGAACTGGCGCAAGGCGGACCTGACGCCGCGCGAACGCGCCATGCTGACCTATGCCGAAAAGGTGGCGCTGAACGCACAGCGGATCGGCGAGCCGGACCGCCAGGCGCTGACCGAGGCGGGCTTCACTGAGGACGAGATCTGGGACATCGGCGCCATCGCCGGCTTCTTCGGTATGTCGAACCGGCTGGTAAACGCCGCAGACATCCGCCCGAACGACGCGTTCTACATGCTGGGCCGGGGATAAGTCTGCGGCCACCGGGCCAGCGGCGCGGCCGCATGAGTATTTATGGAACAGAGAAGACATGAGCGCTGCGCCCCGTCTTCTTCGTTCCCCAAATACTCATGCGAGCGTGCAACCCGCTCAGGCGGCGGCTTCCTCGGGCTCGACCAGCGCCACGATGTCCATCATGATGCGATTGAGCTCGAAGTCCTTGGGCGTATAGACGCGGGCCACGCCCATCTGCAGCAGCCGCGCCGCGTCGTCGTCGGGGATGATGCCGCCGACGACCACCGGCACATGCACAAGGCCCGCCGTGTGCATCCGTGCCATCAGATCCTCGATCAGCGGCAGATGGCTGCCGGAAAGGATCGAGAGGCCGACGATATGAGCATCCTCCTCGGCTGCGCGGGCGACGATCTGCTCGGGCGTCAGGCGGATGCCTTCATAGGTGATATCCATGCCGCAGTCGCGGGCGCGGAAGGCGATCTGCTCGGCGCCGTTGGAATGGCCGTCGAGGCCGGGCTTGCCGACCAGGAACTTCAGCCGCCGGCCCAGGCGCTGGCTGACTGCATCCACCGCCTCGCGGATCGGCTCCAGCCCCTCGGTGCGGTTCGAGGGCGATTGCGACACGCCCGTGGGGCCGCGGTATTCGCCATGCACCTCGCGCATGACCTGCGCCCATTCCCCGGTCGTGGCCCCCGCCTTGGCAGCGGCGACGCTGAACGGCATCACGTTCTGGCCCCTCTGCGCGGCATCGCGCAGCGCGACGAGAGCGGCCTCGACGGCCGCTTCGTCGCGAGCCTGCCGCCAGCCGTCCAGCCTGGCAATCTGGTCCTGCTCGACCGCCGGATCGACGACCATGATGCCGCCGTCGCCCGCCGTCAGCGGCGAGGGCTCGCCCTGCTGCCAGCGGTTCACGCCGACCACCACGGTCTCGTTCGCCTCGATCCGGTTCAGACGCGCAGCGTTCGATTCGACCAGCCGCGACTTCATGTATTCGATCGCGGCGATGGCGCCGCCCATCTCGTCAAGCGTCGCGAGCTCGGACCGCGCCCCGTCCTTCAACTCCTCGACCTTGGTGGCGATGGCCGGGTTGCCGTCGAAAAGGTCGCCATATTCCAGCAGATCAGTCTCATAGGCCACGATCTGCTGCATGCGCAGCGACCATTGCTGGTCCCAGGGCCGCGGCAGGCCCAGTGCCTCGTTCCAGGCCGGCAGCTGCACGGCGCGGGCCCGGGCGTTCTTCGACAGCACCACCGCCAGCATCTCCAGCAGGATACGATAGACGTTGTTTTCGGGCTGCTGCTCGGTCAGGCCCAACGAGTTCACCTGCACGCCATAGCGGAAACGGCGGTATTTCTCGTCCTCGATGCCATAGCGCTGCTGGCAGATCTCGTCCCAAAGCTCGGTGAAGGCGCGCATCTTGCACAGTTCGGTCACGAAGCGGATGCCGGCGTTCACGAAGAAGCTGATCCGCCCGACCATGTTCGGGAAATCGGCCGGCTCGACCTTGCCCTTCAGATCGTCCAGCACCGCAATACCGGTGGCCAGCGCATAGGCCAGCTCCTGTTCCGGCGTCGCGCCCGCCTCTTGCAGGTGATAGGAGCACACGTTCATCGGGTTCCATTTCGGCAGGTTCTTCGCCGTATAGGCCGCGACGTCGGTGATCATCTTCAAGGACGGCTTCGGCGGGCAGATATAGGTCCCGCGCGAGAGATATTCCTTGATGATGTCGTTCTGCACCGTGCCTTGCAGCAGGCGGATGTCGGCCCCCTGCTCCTCGGCGACGGCGATATAGAGCGACAGCAGCCAGGGCGCCGTCGCGTTGATCGTCATCGAGGTGTTCATCTGCTCCAGCGGGATCTGGTCGAAGAGCGCGCGCATGTCGCCCAGGTGGCAGATCGGCACGCCGACCTTGCCGACCTCGCCCCGCGCCAGCACGTGGTCGCTGTCATAGCCGGTCTGCGTCGGCAGGTCGAAGGCCACCGACAGTCCGGTCTGGCCCTTGGCGAGGTTCGTGCGATAGAGCGCGTTCGATTTCTCGGCGGTCGAGTGGCCCGCATAGGTGCGGAAGAGCCAGGGTTTGTCTTTCTCGGCCACGGGTCGGTCCTCGCAAGATTATTACGACAAGAAAAGCGATAGCGTAACATTGCTGCGCCGTCAATTCGCCGCATTGCAGAGAGATGACAAATGCAGCCGCAGCAGCGGTTGATGTTGAATCGGCAGGCGATTAAGGCCCATTTGGGGGGGTCGGGCGCCCACTTCCCAGGTCATTAGCGCCCATCCACTCAGCTCGATCAGTTATTTTGTTTATTATAATCAGTTGCCTGATCGGCTCGAAACCAACAGTTCGGATCGCTCATCGCTCTGCCTGGCGACCACCTTCCAACTCCTCCCGTTGACGAAGCAGCCCCTGCCGAAGATGGTCGCGGCATGCCCTCGGGGCTGGCGGCAATGCAGATGCAGAAGACCTGCCATTCGTTCCGGGCTCACCAGTTCCGCCCCTCTCTGCCGGGAAAGCGGCGCTTTGCCGAAGCGTCGAAGACTGGGATCGACTAGACAGGCGCTGCAAAGCTGCCGCGCAAGATAGACACGGCTATGTAGTCGTTTTAACCGACGAGGATCTCAAGAAACTTATAGAGGAATCAAAAGACGGAATCCCTCAAACATATGAATTTTCGACCTTTCGTGCGAAATTCGACAAACTTATCATGTAGTCAACTGTTCCGCCCGCTGCTTAACCGAACTATGACAGCCGGTGCATAGCGCCTGCCAGTTGTTCCAGTTCCTGAACAGCGCCTTGTCGCCCCGGTGTGG from Paracoccus aminovorans includes:
- a CDS encoding protein meaA, with translation MAEKDKPWLFRTYAGHSTAEKSNALYRTNLAKGQTGLSVAFDLPTQTGYDSDHVLARGEVGKVGVPICHLGDMRALFDQIPLEQMNTSMTINATAPWLLSLYIAVAEEQGADIRLLQGTVQNDIIKEYLSRGTYICPPKPSLKMITDVAAYTAKNLPKWNPMNVCSYHLQEAGATPEQELAYALATGIAVLDDLKGKVEPADFPNMVGRISFFVNAGIRFVTELCKMRAFTELWDEICQQRYGIEDEKYRRFRYGVQVNSLGLTEQQPENNVYRILLEMLAVVLSKNARARAVQLPAWNEALGLPRPWDQQWSLRMQQIVAYETDLLEYGDLFDGNPAIATKVEELKDGARSELATLDEMGGAIAAIEYMKSRLVESNAARLNRIEANETVVVGVNRWQQGEPSPLTAGDGGIMVVDPAVEQDQIARLDGWRQARDEAAVEAALVALRDAAQRGQNVMPFSVAAAKAGATTGEWAQVMREVHGEYRGPTGVSQSPSNRTEGLEPIREAVDAVSQRLGRRLKFLVGKPGLDGHSNGAEQIAFRARDCGMDITYEGIRLTPEQIVARAAEEDAHIVGLSILSGSHLPLIEDLMARMHTAGLVHVPVVVGGIIPDDDAARLLQMGVARVYTPKDFELNRIMMDIVALVEPEEAAA
- a CDS encoding HNH endonuclease yields the protein MCGADATLVDHFKPHRGDKALFRNWNNWQALCTGCHSSVKQRAEQLTT